Proteins encoded within one genomic window of Nitrospina gracilis 3/211:
- the def gene encoding peptide deformylase, producing the protein MSILNIRNCLDPVLRKKCEPVKNIDGNLVALSNDMIETMFDSVGVGLAANQVGIPQRLIVVDFGFDAEKKEDHNPIIIVNPVITAAEEEQDGQEGCLSIPEIVADVPRFKRVEVKGVDLDGNDVRYEVEDYLARAFQHELDHLEGKLFWDMLGRTKRDILKRKFKKLLKEQGAE; encoded by the coding sequence ATGTCCATTTTAAACATACGCAATTGTCTCGACCCGGTGCTTCGCAAAAAATGCGAGCCGGTGAAGAATATCGACGGAAACCTGGTGGCGCTTTCCAATGACATGATCGAAACCATGTTCGATTCGGTGGGCGTCGGCCTCGCCGCAAACCAGGTGGGCATTCCGCAACGCCTGATCGTGGTCGATTTCGGTTTCGATGCCGAAAAAAAGGAAGACCACAACCCCATCATCATCGTCAACCCGGTCATCACTGCCGCGGAAGAAGAGCAGGACGGACAGGAAGGCTGCCTCAGTATCCCGGAGATCGTCGCAGACGTGCCCCGCTTCAAGCGAGTCGAAGTGAAGGGAGTCGATCTCGATGGCAATGACGTGCGTTACGAAGTGGAAGATTATCTCGCCCGCGCGTTCCAGCACGAGCTCGATCACCTGGAAGGCAAGCTGTTCTGGGACATGCTGGGCCGCACCAAACGCGATATTCTGAAGCGGAAGTTCAAGAAACTGCTCAAAGAGCAAGGGGCAGAATGA
- the fmt gene encoding methionyl-tRNA formyltransferase yields the protein MNLVFLGTPDFAVPTLKALHASRHTVQAVVTQPDRPKGRGRAAQPPPVKEFALAHGLDVLQPTKASAPDFVEQLRPMKPDLIVVIAYGQLLKPNFLELPKHFCMNIHASILPKYRGAAPINWAIINGETETGVTTMKIDPGLDSGDMLLIRKVPIGPDDTAQDLHDALADAGAKLALESIDQLEAGTLPIAPQDHDEATFARKLKKEDGFICWTQSAQRLHDLVRGLNPWPGAYTFLNGHRLKLYKTETAPRQQKDEAGRVMRVTKHGIEVATSDDRLILTELQPEGKKKMNAQDFLAGHDVQIGDRFESAPQPIQSD from the coding sequence ATGAACCTCGTCTTTCTCGGCACACCGGATTTCGCTGTTCCCACATTGAAGGCCCTGCACGCATCGCGCCACACCGTGCAGGCGGTGGTCACCCAGCCCGACCGGCCGAAAGGACGCGGACGTGCCGCCCAACCGCCGCCCGTGAAGGAATTCGCGCTGGCCCACGGACTCGATGTCCTGCAACCCACAAAAGCCAGCGCACCGGATTTCGTCGAACAGTTACGGCCGATGAAACCCGACCTCATCGTCGTCATCGCTTACGGCCAACTACTGAAACCCAATTTTCTGGAACTGCCGAAACACTTCTGCATGAACATCCACGCGTCCATTCTGCCGAAGTACCGCGGCGCCGCCCCCATCAACTGGGCCATCATCAACGGAGAAACGGAAACCGGGGTGACCACGATGAAAATCGACCCCGGGCTCGACAGCGGCGACATGCTGCTCATCCGCAAGGTGCCCATCGGGCCCGACGACACCGCACAGGACCTGCACGATGCGCTGGCCGACGCCGGCGCGAAGCTGGCTCTGGAGAGCATCGATCAACTCGAGGCGGGAACGCTTCCCATCGCACCGCAGGATCATGACGAAGCCACCTTCGCCCGCAAACTGAAAAAAGAAGACGGCTTCATTTGCTGGACTCAGTCCGCGCAACGCCTGCACGACCTGGTGCGCGGCCTCAACCCGTGGCCCGGTGCGTACACGTTCCTGAACGGCCACCGCCTCAAACTGTATAAAACGGAAACCGCACCGAGGCAGCAAAAAGACGAAGCGGGCAGGGTGATGCGCGTCACCAAGCACGGCATCGAAGTCGCCACCTCCGACGACCGGCTGATCCTCACCGAACTGCAACCCGAGGGCAAAAAGAAAATGAACGCGCAGGATTTCCTCGCCGGACATGACGTGCAGATCGGTGACCGGTTCGAATCCGCGCCGCAACCCATTCAATCCGACTAG
- a CDS encoding UDP-glucuronic acid decarboxylase family protein, whose product MPTTLVTGGAGFVGSHFCDLLLEKGHDVVCLDNFITGSRDNIAHITGSRFRFIEQDVTEPFSYDGPLDYVAHMASPASPPDYYAHPIVTLKCGSYGTHHTLELAREKNAVFLTTSTSEVYGDPHEHPQPETYWGNVNPIGPRSVYDEAKRYAEALITAYHRTHGMEVRIVRIFNTYGPRMRLNDGRAIPNFMHQALNGLDLTVYGDGTQTRSFCFVSDLVDGIYRLMTSSVNEPVNIGNPKEMTLLEMAQKILQVTGSQSKIFHKPLPEDDPKLRRPNINKARRLLNWEPRVDLETGLRATLDYFKQQMEPPKS is encoded by the coding sequence ATGCCAACCACCCTGGTGACCGGCGGCGCCGGATTTGTAGGATCGCACTTCTGCGACCTTCTTCTGGAAAAGGGACACGATGTGGTGTGCCTCGACAACTTCATCACCGGCTCGCGCGACAACATCGCGCACATCACCGGCTCCCGGTTCCGGTTCATCGAGCAGGACGTCACCGAACCGTTTTCGTACGACGGGCCGCTCGACTACGTGGCGCACATGGCATCGCCGGCCAGTCCGCCGGACTACTACGCGCACCCCATCGTGACGCTCAAATGCGGCTCCTACGGCACGCACCACACGCTGGAACTCGCGCGGGAGAAGAACGCCGTGTTCCTCACCACCTCCACGTCGGAGGTGTACGGCGATCCGCACGAACACCCGCAACCGGAAACCTACTGGGGCAACGTGAACCCCATCGGTCCGCGCAGTGTGTACGACGAAGCCAAGCGTTACGCCGAGGCGCTGATCACCGCTTACCACCGCACGCATGGCATGGAAGTGCGCATCGTGCGCATCTTCAACACCTACGGTCCCCGCATGCGATTGAATGACGGCCGCGCCATCCCCAATTTCATGCACCAGGCGCTGAACGGATTGGACCTCACCGTGTACGGGGACGGCACCCAGACGCGCAGTTTCTGTTTCGTGTCCGACCTGGTGGACGGCATTTACCGCCTGATGACCTCCAGCGTGAACGAGCCCGTCAACATCGGCAACCCCAAGGAAATGACGCTTTTGGAGATGGCCCAGAAAATTTTGCAAGTCACCGGGAGCCAGAGTAAAATCTTCCACAAACCATTACCGGAGGACGACCCCAAACTGCGGCGGCCCAACATCAACAAGGCCCGCCGGCTCCTGAACTGGGAACCCAGGGTCGATCTGGAAACGGGACTCCGGGCCACCCTGGATTATTTCAAGCAGCAGATGGAACCCCCGAAGTCATGA
- the radC gene encoding RadC family protein, whose protein sequence is MADNSTSSSSIKHWPEDERPRERLVRYGGDKLSDAQLLGILIGSGDHRSQKNAVDISRDLLHEFGNFQSIDRASVNELCSVPGIGVAKAAQIKAALEIGKRLAAHSVGQRQKMNSCQSFVDLYAPFLKNLRKEIVKVVLLNQKLNIIRDLTISEGSVDASIVHPREVMIPAIKESAARIVLIHNHPSGDPTPSQADIEITHRISKAGEIIGIQLIDHIIIGDSEYYSFSEEGFL, encoded by the coding sequence ATGGCAGACAACTCCACGTCCTCGTCCTCAATCAAGCATTGGCCCGAGGATGAACGTCCCCGCGAACGGCTTGTCCGTTACGGCGGTGACAAACTGTCCGATGCGCAACTTCTGGGCATCCTGATCGGGTCGGGAGACCATCGGTCGCAGAAAAACGCGGTGGACATCAGCCGCGACCTCCTGCACGAATTCGGGAATTTCCAAAGCATCGACCGCGCCTCGGTGAACGAATTGTGTTCCGTTCCGGGCATCGGTGTGGCCAAGGCGGCGCAGATCAAGGCCGCCCTGGAAATCGGCAAGCGCCTGGCCGCGCACAGCGTCGGCCAGCGGCAGAAGATGAATTCCTGCCAGTCGTTTGTGGACCTGTACGCACCCTTCCTGAAAAATCTCAGAAAGGAAATCGTCAAAGTCGTCCTGCTCAACCAGAAGCTGAACATCATCCGCGACCTCACCATCTCGGAGGGCAGCGTGGACGCCAGCATCGTCCACCCGCGGGAAGTGATGATCCCGGCAATCAAGGAATCCGCCGCGCGTATCGTGCTCATCCACAACCATCCCAGTGGCGACCCGACACCCAGCCAGGCCGACATCGAGATCACACATCGCATCTCGAAAGCGGGCGAGATCATCGGCATCCAGTTGATCGACCACATCATCATCGGCGACTCGGAGTATTACAGTTTTTCTGAAGAAGGTTTTTTGTAA
- a CDS encoding D-sedoheptulose-7-phosphate isomerase, with translation MDRIKEFLNESADLKREVANTLAPQILDAINHVRTSFENGGKLLLMGNGGSAADAQHLAAEFIGRYKRERSPIPAIALTVDSSILTCVGNDYSFDDVFVRQVKGLARKEDAVIAISTSGNSGNVIKAVEAAKQIGAVTIGFLGKGGGKLKDMVDLPIVVPSTDTARIQEVHITIGHILCEILDQEF, from the coding sequence ATGGACCGGATCAAGGAATTTTTAAACGAAAGCGCGGATCTGAAACGCGAAGTCGCCAACACACTGGCGCCGCAAATCCTGGACGCCATCAACCACGTCCGCACCAGTTTCGAGAACGGCGGCAAGCTGTTGCTCATGGGCAACGGCGGCAGTGCGGCGGACGCCCAGCATTTGGCGGCGGAATTCATCGGCCGCTACAAACGGGAACGCAGCCCCATCCCGGCCATCGCGCTCACCGTCGACTCGTCCATCCTCACCTGCGTCGGCAACGACTACAGTTTCGACGACGTGTTTGTGCGGCAGGTGAAAGGCCTCGCCCGCAAGGAAGACGCAGTGATCGCCATCAGCACCAGTGGAAACTCCGGCAACGTGATCAAGGCGGTGGAAGCGGCGAAACAAATCGGCGCGGTCACCATCGGGTTTCTCGGCAAGGGCGGCGGCAAACTGAAAGACATGGTGGACCTGCCCATCGTCGTGCCGTCCACCGACACCGCGCGCATCCAGGAAGTGCACATCACCATCGGTCACATCCTCTGCGAAATCCTCGACCAGGAGTTCTAG
- the rfaE1 gene encoding D-glycero-beta-D-manno-heptose-7-phosphate kinase, with protein sequence MKTKFQHLFDEKKRVKILVVGDLILDEYIWGSVSRISPEAPVPILESKSENLALGGAANVANNLVALGCDVYLVGGVGKDEKGDKLLELIGNRNIHTDGIFRFVHRPTTSKIRVIAHNQQVLRIDKEDNRPILPETEKKIINYINETVPQMDGVICSDYNKGILTEKVTHTIMHRAKNVKKHVVVDPKGTDFSKYKGCTVITPNQLEVERVAPIKIATQEDLDRAAEYLISLAKAESILVTRGKEGMILYRKKKKPVDIPTVAREVFDVTGAGDTVISVFGMSLFSGFTFEEAARLSNMAAGIVVGKIGTAVVTLNELNQFLQEDMLRTSPTILEVEEAKKIVSLAKNIGKKVVFTNGCYDLIHGGHIEFLQKSRRMGDILILGLNSDDSVRAIKGPNRPIKNQQERANILSALQDVDYIVIFNEQTPENLIRELRPDILVKGDDYKIDQVVGREIVESYGGKVALVPIVKGLSTTNTLDQILQHHKS encoded by the coding sequence ATGAAAACCAAATTCCAGCATCTGTTTGACGAAAAGAAGCGGGTCAAGATCCTCGTGGTGGGCGACCTCATTCTGGATGAATACATCTGGGGCTCGGTCAGCCGCATCTCGCCGGAGGCGCCGGTGCCCATCCTGGAGAGCAAATCGGAAAACCTGGCGCTCGGCGGCGCGGCGAACGTGGCCAACAACCTCGTGGCGCTGGGTTGCGATGTGTACCTCGTCGGCGGCGTCGGCAAGGACGAAAAAGGCGACAAGCTGCTGGAGCTCATCGGCAACCGCAACATCCACACCGACGGCATCTTCCGTTTCGTGCACCGGCCGACGACTTCCAAAATCCGCGTCATCGCACACAACCAGCAGGTCCTGCGCATCGACAAGGAAGACAACCGTCCCATCCTGCCCGAGACGGAAAAGAAGATCATCAATTACATCAACGAAACCGTGCCGCAGATGGACGGCGTGATCTGCTCAGACTACAACAAGGGCATCCTCACCGAAAAGGTGACGCACACCATCATGCACCGCGCCAAGAATGTGAAGAAGCACGTGGTGGTCGATCCCAAGGGCACCGACTTCAGCAAATACAAGGGATGCACGGTGATCACGCCGAACCAACTGGAAGTGGAGCGCGTCGCGCCGATCAAGATCGCCACGCAGGAAGACCTCGACCGCGCCGCCGAATACCTGATCTCGCTGGCGAAGGCGGAATCGATCCTGGTCACGCGCGGCAAGGAGGGCATGATCCTTTACCGCAAGAAAAAGAAGCCGGTGGACATCCCCACCGTCGCGCGCGAGGTATTCGACGTCACCGGTGCGGGCGACACGGTGATCAGCGTGTTCGGCATGTCGCTGTTCAGCGGCTTCACGTTCGAGGAAGCGGCGCGTCTGTCCAACATGGCGGCGGGAATCGTCGTCGGCAAGATCGGCACCGCCGTCGTCACGTTGAACGAGCTCAACCAGTTCCTGCAGGAAGACATGCTGCGGACGTCGCCGACCATCCTCGAAGTCGAGGAGGCGAAGAAGATCGTCAGCCTTGCCAAGAACATCGGCAAGAAGGTGGTGTTCACCAACGGCTGTTACGACCTCATCCACGGCGGGCACATCGAGTTCCTTCAAAAATCCCGGCGCATGGGCGATATCCTCATACTTGGTCTCAACAGCGACGACTCCGTGCGCGCCATCAAGGGTCCCAACCGCCCCATCAAGAACCAGCAGGAACGCGCAAATATTCTCTCCGCCCTGCAGGACGTGGACTACATCGTCATCTTCAACGAACAGACGCCGGAGAACCTGATCCGCGAACTGCGTCCGGACATCCTTGTGAAAGGCGACGACTACAAGATCGACCAGGTGGTGGGGCGCGAGATCGTGGAAAGCTACGGCGGCAAGGTGGCGCTGGTGCCCATCGTCAAGGGCCTGTCCACCACCAACACCCTCGACCAAATCCTGCAACACCACAAAAGCTGA
- the elbB gene encoding isoprenoid biosynthesis glyoxalase ElbB: MKKRIGVVLAGCGVYDGSEIHEAVITLLAIDRNGAEAVCMAPNVDQMHVINHLTGEEAKGESRNVLVESARIARGEIKDIATVKADDLDAIIFPGGFGAAKNLCDFAVNGENCKVHPEVQRLVREFKDKQKPQGAVCIAPAVMAGIYKDTDMHPTLTIGNDKGTSGKIVAMGSKHQDCAVEDIVIDQAAKIVTSPAYMLGKSISEVAEGIEKTVKELIKMI, from the coding sequence ATGAAAAAGCGAATTGGTGTGGTGCTGGCCGGGTGCGGCGTTTACGACGGATCGGAAATCCACGAAGCCGTCATCACCCTGCTGGCTATCGACCGCAACGGAGCGGAAGCGGTGTGCATGGCTCCGAACGTGGACCAGATGCACGTCATCAACCACCTCACCGGCGAAGAGGCGAAGGGCGAGAGCCGCAACGTGCTGGTGGAGTCGGCGCGCATCGCCCGCGGTGAGATCAAGGACATCGCCACGGTGAAGGCGGACGACCTGGACGCAATCATCTTTCCCGGCGGGTTCGGCGCGGCCAAGAACCTGTGCGATTTCGCGGTGAACGGCGAGAACTGCAAGGTGCACCCGGAAGTCCAGCGGCTGGTGCGCGAGTTCAAGGACAAGCAGAAACCGCAGGGCGCGGTGTGCATCGCCCCGGCGGTGATGGCAGGAATTTACAAGGACACCGACATGCACCCGACGCTCACCATCGGTAACGACAAGGGCACGAGCGGCAAGATTGTGGCGATGGGAAGCAAGCACCAGGACTGCGCGGTGGAAGACATCGTCATCGACCAGGCGGCAAAAATCGTCACCAGTCCCGCATACATGCTGGGCAAGAGCATTTCGGAGGTGGCCGAAGGCATCGAAAAGACGGTGAAGGAATTGATCAAGATGATCTGA
- a CDS encoding ManB family protein: MNTRTLTMPKPSTTTHNTFRIQGTDGIRREVMLSSHPSMKELTPQEAFLKKGVITDLFMEQYAYAHVQTVLKERSSPTRPVFAVAWDPRDIEGKFNEAVVRGIRKAGADAHVLGIAPTPLAPLYVQFANADGGFMVTASHNPKDQNGIKIFLAHRGMKLLPENDVALTRALMDTPSLVNKPLKGKRIDRHDAATNLFLRFSLDPENSWVDDPARFKNITLVVDPACGALTGIAAAVFRRAGFGKVIEVNTHMDGHVNVNSGVADLEGHRTISPQAIAARSGAFRKHRAVVKLFQLGRKHRTEIQNGKRRVTAAVFDADGDRFYRLDYDPFHDQLTVSSGDETAYLQAAYLLAKHPDRYRNAAYIHTVESDLNTGIAAGKLGLKRQLSAVGDKWILYRIAMMAAHTRIQSLPAKQKAPLQKKLKALQADGRFDVAQFEALEKEIDRVSSGTPSDISLPFAVGSEETGHNITLGWLDTQVGGRVPVFCGNGLKSALNTFAATESLMQNKPAKRYYSVLAKPFAPGFKATLYSYYVRQPGFHHNSPVWKQVLAAIRKQAKQLGFTCKTVHFEEDPDMLYVAMTSADGREAAVFVRNSGTENKIGVNLRGAKPSAKALNTVGEATLRLLMQSLKDSVHPLYAVEQDLLQRMVTKPLAAPKANEDSVQRVLREMGKQGLTRLTPKGFVLTPRGKWYIEG, encoded by the coding sequence TTGAACACCCGCACTCTGACCATGCCCAAGCCATCCACCACAACCCACAACACGTTCCGCATACAAGGCACCGATGGCATTCGCCGCGAGGTGATGCTGTCCTCGCACCCTTCCATGAAGGAACTCACCCCGCAGGAGGCGTTTCTTAAAAAGGGCGTCATCACCGACCTGTTCATGGAACAGTACGCCTACGCCCACGTGCAGACGGTACTGAAAGAACGGTCGTCCCCCACACGCCCGGTATTCGCGGTGGCGTGGGACCCGCGCGACATCGAGGGCAAGTTCAACGAGGCGGTGGTGCGCGGCATTCGGAAGGCCGGGGCCGACGCGCACGTGCTGGGCATCGCACCCACGCCGCTGGCGCCGCTCTACGTCCAATTTGCGAATGCCGACGGCGGCTTCATGGTCACTGCGTCGCACAACCCGAAAGACCAGAACGGAATCAAGATATTCCTCGCGCACCGCGGCATGAAACTCCTGCCGGAAAACGACGTCGCCCTGACGCGCGCCCTGATGGACACCCCCTCGCTCGTAAACAAACCATTGAAGGGAAAACGCATCGACCGGCATGATGCGGCGACCAACCTGTTTCTGCGCTTTTCCCTCGATCCGGAAAACAGCTGGGTGGACGATCCGGCACGTTTTAAAAACATCACGCTGGTGGTCGACCCGGCGTGCGGCGCGTTGACGGGAATCGCCGCCGCCGTGTTTCGCCGCGCCGGATTCGGCAAGGTCATCGAAGTCAACACGCACATGGACGGCCATGTGAACGTGAACAGCGGGGTCGCCGACCTGGAAGGGCACCGCACGATCTCCCCGCAAGCCATTGCAGCGCGAAGTGGTGCGTTCCGCAAGCACAGGGCGGTGGTCAAGCTGTTCCAACTGGGACGCAAACACAGGACGGAAATTCAAAACGGGAAACGGCGCGTGACGGCCGCCGTGTTCGACGCCGACGGCGACCGCTTCTACCGGCTCGACTACGACCCGTTCCACGACCAACTCACCGTGTCGAGCGGCGACGAAACGGCGTATTTGCAGGCGGCGTACCTCCTGGCGAAGCACCCGGACCGTTACCGGAACGCCGCGTACATCCACACTGTCGAAAGCGACCTGAACACCGGAATCGCCGCCGGGAAGCTGGGACTCAAACGCCAGCTCTCCGCCGTCGGCGACAAATGGATCCTGTACCGCATCGCCATGATGGCCGCCCACACCCGCATCCAATCCTTGCCGGCCAAACAAAAAGCGCCGCTCCAAAAGAAACTGAAAGCCCTGCAGGCGGACGGACGTTTCGACGTGGCCCAGTTCGAAGCGCTGGAAAAGGAAATCGATCGGGTGTCGAGCGGCACGCCGTCCGACATTTCCCTGCCCTTCGCGGTGGGGAGCGAGGAGACGGGGCACAACATCACCCTCGGCTGGCTCGACACACAGGTCGGAGGGCGCGTGCCCGTGTTCTGCGGCAACGGACTCAAAAGCGCGCTCAACACCTTCGCCGCCACCGAATCGCTCATGCAAAACAAACCGGCAAAGCGGTATTACTCCGTGCTCGCCAAACCGTTTGCGCCCGGCTTCAAGGCAACGCTCTATTCCTATTATGTGCGGCAGCCGGGATTTCATCACAATTCACCCGTTTGGAAACAGGTGCTGGCGGCGATCCGCAAACAGGCCAAGCAGCTGGGCTTCACCTGCAAGACGGTTCATTTCGAAGAGGACCCCGACATGCTGTACGTGGCGATGACCTCTGCGGACGGACGGGAAGCGGCGGTGTTCGTGCGCAATTCGGGCACGGAGAACAAGATCGGCGTCAACCTGCGCGGCGCGAAGCCAAGTGCGAAAGCGCTGAACACCGTAGGCGAGGCGACCCTGCGCCTGCTCATGCAGTCGCTCAAAGACAGCGTGCATCCGCTGTACGCCGTGGAACAGGACCTCCTGCAACGCATGGTGACAAAACCGTTGGCCGCACCCAAAGCAAACGAAGACAGCGTCCAGCGCGTGCTCCGCGAGATGGGCAAGCAGGGCCTCACCCGCCTCACCCCCAAAGGATTCGTTTTAACGCCACGGGGGAAATGGTATATTGAGGGCTGA
- the tig gene encoding trigger factor, with amino-acid sequence MKCEVEEIDKCNRKLKIEIPLGDYQSQVSAYYKKLSHQVKMPGFRPGKIPQSIMEKRFGPEVKQEVLTLMVSESINQGIQDNHLHAIGEPSIVEIHAEEGTDITVTANVEVLPEFSAPDISKLEVPLKVPKVSDEQVEQTLESYREQKAVNETVTDRGIEKDDLIKIDFESTCDGKPYENSKAEDYVVQVGGHLIGGFDDKVLGMQIGETRSFSLTLPDDHPNKEVAGKEVDFTVTLKGIQVKKLPELDDAFAQTVDPDKKYENLDALKAGIRAELEEHHRKQARVEAQKTLADKLADVNPIDVPEKLVQEQIKFMVNKEKQQDAAGVVHEHQTDHVALTEEDQKKHREQAVKLLQQELVINKFSDELAIEVSEPELDRELQVFMSLLQIKDLKKMKQEWAQSGALLRLHNRMRRDRTLEKLLDQVQLQEEMVDSADLKKDN; translated from the coding sequence ATGAAATGTGAAGTTGAAGAGATCGACAAGTGCAACCGGAAGCTCAAAATCGAGATTCCGCTCGGCGACTACCAGTCCCAGGTCAGTGCCTACTACAAGAAACTGAGCCACCAGGTCAAAATGCCCGGCTTCCGCCCCGGCAAAATCCCGCAGTCCATCATGGAAAAGCGCTTCGGCCCGGAGGTCAAACAGGAAGTGCTGACATTGATGGTCTCCGAGAGCATCAACCAGGGCATCCAGGACAACCACCTGCACGCCATCGGCGAGCCCAGCATCGTGGAAATCCACGCCGAGGAAGGGACGGACATCACCGTCACCGCCAACGTGGAGGTGCTGCCGGAATTCTCCGCGCCGGACATCAGCAAGCTGGAAGTGCCGCTCAAGGTGCCGAAGGTCAGCGACGAACAGGTGGAGCAGACGCTGGAGTCCTACCGCGAGCAGAAGGCGGTGAACGAAACGGTCACCGACCGCGGCATCGAAAAGGACGACCTCATCAAGATCGATTTCGAAAGCACCTGCGACGGCAAGCCCTACGAGAACAGCAAGGCTGAAGATTACGTCGTGCAGGTGGGCGGCCACCTGATCGGCGGCTTCGACGACAAGGTTCTGGGCATGCAGATCGGCGAGACGCGCTCGTTTTCGCTCACCCTGCCGGACGACCATCCCAACAAGGAAGTGGCGGGGAAGGAAGTGGACTTCACGGTGACGCTCAAAGGCATTCAGGTGAAGAAACTGCCGGAACTGGACGATGCCTTTGCGCAGACGGTGGACCCCGACAAGAAGTACGAGAACCTGGACGCGTTGAAAGCGGGCATCCGCGCCGAGCTGGAGGAGCACCACCGCAAGCAGGCGCGGGTGGAGGCGCAGAAAACCCTCGCCGACAAGCTGGCCGACGTCAACCCGATCGACGTGCCGGAAAAACTGGTGCAGGAACAGATCAAGTTCATGGTCAACAAGGAGAAACAGCAGGACGCCGCAGGTGTGGTGCACGAACACCAGACCGACCACGTGGCGTTGACCGAGGAGGACCAGAAAAAACACCGCGAGCAGGCGGTGAAACTGCTCCAGCAGGAACTGGTCATCAACAAGTTCTCGGACGAGCTGGCCATCGAGGTCAGCGAGCCGGAACTCGACCGGGAACTGCAAGTATTCATGTCCCTTTTGCAGATCAAGGACCTGAAGAAAATGAAGCAGGAATGGGCCCAATCCGGCGCATTACTGCGGCTCCACAACCGGATGCGCCGGGACCGGACCCTGGAGAAGCTGCTCGACCAGGTTCAACTGCAGGAAGAAATGGTTGACAGCGCCGACCTTAAAAAAGATAATTAA
- the clpP gene encoding ATP-dependent Clp endopeptidase proteolytic subunit ClpP, translated as MRQDIYNQITNQLVPIVVEQTSRGERSYDIYSRLLKDRIIFIGQQIEDHMANLIIAQLLFLESDEPDQDIYLYINSPGGHVSSGLAIYDTMQYIKPDVQTICIGQAASMGALLLTAGTKGKRFALPNSRVMIHQPSGGFQGQSTDIQIHAEEILKVRDTLDDILAKHSGQPKDVIRRDTERDHFMTGEQAKEYGLIDNVITSRTESKDLSKGIDD; from the coding sequence ATGAGACAAGACATCTACAACCAGATCACCAACCAGTTGGTCCCCATCGTGGTCGAACAGACCAGCCGCGGAGAAAGATCGTATGACATCTATTCCCGCCTGCTGAAAGATCGTATTATATTTATAGGGCAGCAGATTGAAGACCACATGGCCAACCTGATCATCGCGCAGCTTTTGTTTCTGGAATCGGACGAGCCGGACCAGGACATTTATCTATACATCAACAGCCCCGGCGGGCATGTGTCCTCCGGCCTGGCCATTTACGACACCATGCAGTACATCAAGCCGGACGTGCAGACCATCTGCATCGGTCAGGCGGCCAGCATGGGCGCGTTGCTGTTGACGGCAGGCACCAAAGGCAAACGCTTCGCCCTGCCCAACTCGCGGGTCATGATCCATCAGCCATCCGGCGGGTTCCAGGGACAGAGCACGGACATCCAGATTCACGCGGAAGAGATTCTCAAGGTGCGCGACACGCTGGACGACATTCTCGCCAAGCATTCCGGCCAGCCGAAGGACGTGATCCGGCGCGATACGGAACGCGACCATTTCATGACCGGCGAGCAGGCCAAGGAATACGGGCTGATCGACAATGTCATCACCAGCCGTACCGAATCGAAGGACCTGTCCAAGGGAATCGATGATTAA